A single Kryptolebias marmoratus isolate JLee-2015 linkage group LG16, ASM164957v2, whole genome shotgun sequence DNA region contains:
- the LOC108232265 gene encoding tumor necrosis factor receptor superfamily member 6B: protein MLSLTVLILLHGVTSASEPAPTYSHQDPFTGQTLMCDRCPPGTHLAAHCTATTPTKCSPCRSDHFTELWNYLSRCLYCNNICTQNQEVDIECSSVNNRVCRCKPGFHMIDDFCIRHSECGAGYGVQSKGTPQTDTVCEKCSMGYFSNSSSELDSCVQHQNCTGGQLAILRGSSVHDTVCGTCENFAKGGETLRTFLSAFFSANRMRRRDLKRFVHRIIQKADEDSVEVPLTKQRGPLLDHIRTWLAQAQVHQLKELPKALKDADLSFMADRLDKKLSEISQQNPACSLTT from the exons ATG CTCTCCCTGACAGTTCTGATCCTGCTCCACGGAGTCACCTCGGCGTCAGAGCCCGCTCCCACCTATAGTCACCAGGACCCGTTCACGGGCCAAACCCTCATGTGCGACAGGTGCCCGCCTGGCACTCATCTGGCTGCTCACTGCACGGCCACCACGCCCACTAAGTGCTCGCCCTGCAGAAGCGACCACTTCACCGAGCTGTGGAActacctgtccaggtgtctgTACTGCAACAACATCTGCACCCAGAACCAGGAAGTGGACATCGAGTGCTCTTCGGTCAACAACAGGGTCTGTCGTTGCAAACCGGGTTTCCACATGATAGATGACTTCTGTATCAGACACTCGGAGTGTGGCGCCGGATATGGAGTTCAAAGCAAAG GTACGCCACAAACAGACACCGTTTGTGAAAAGTGCTCCATGGGGTACTTCTCCAACTCATCTTCTGAGCTGGATTCATGCGTGCAACATCAGAACTGCACTGGTGGTCAGCTGGCCATCCTCCGTGGTTCATCAGTCCACGACACCGTGTGTGGCACCTGCGAGAACTTTGCAAAGGGAG GTGAGACGCTCCGGACTTTCCTCTCAGCATTCTTTAGCGCAAACAGGATGCGGAGAAGAGATCTGAAAAGATTTGTTCACAG AATCATCCAAAAGGCAGACGAGGACTCCGTGGAAGTGCCTCTCACAAAGCAGAGAGGCCCTCTGCTGGATCACATCAGAACCTGGCTGGCCCAGGCTCAAGTACATCAGCTGAAAGAACTGCCCAAAGCGCTGAAGGATGCTGATCTCAGCTTCATGGCAGACAGACTTGATAAAAAACTCAGTGAAATCTCTCAACAGAACCCCGCCTGCAGCTTGACTACATAA